In Bacillus sp. BGMRC 2118, a genomic segment contains:
- a CDS encoding acyltransferase family protein, which translates to MNKRDAYYDNAKFLLVFLVVFGHFIQSYIHDNKLVLTLYNTIYLFHMPAFILISGYFAKGFKKEGYLRNVAKKLIVPYLLFQGIYSFFYYFIQGKEVSSINPLDPHWSLWFLISLFFWNAMLYGYTKLKTGWAIFIAILLGVLIGYVNEVNSFLSLSRTFVFFPLFLVGYYLNREQFIKIRETKIKIFSGSVLMITFIFFYFHTGFEHQWLFGSKPYEVLEAYGLTGALTRIGVYALSFLTTMSFLALVPSRNMFFTKWGTRTLYVYLLHGFFIKLFRNSSLVDVLKESEQILILSIASLLLTIILSSDLIKTATQPIIEMKASALKRWTDRLQREHEWLQNR; encoded by the coding sequence ATGAATAAAAGAGATGCCTATTATGATAACGCGAAGTTTCTATTAGTTTTCTTAGTTGTATTTGGTCACTTTATCCAATCTTATATTCACGATAATAAGTTAGTATTAACGTTATATAACACCATTTACTTGTTTCATATGCCAGCCTTTATTCTCATCTCCGGTTATTTTGCAAAGGGGTTTAAGAAAGAAGGTTACTTGAGAAACGTAGCGAAAAAGTTAATAGTACCGTATTTACTATTTCAAGGAATTTACTCGTTTTTTTACTATTTTATTCAAGGTAAAGAAGTGTCTTCTATTAATCCTTTAGATCCACATTGGTCACTATGGTTTTTAATAAGTTTGTTTTTCTGGAATGCAATGTTGTATGGCTATACGAAGTTAAAGACTGGATGGGCAATATTCATAGCTATCCTATTAGGAGTTTTGATTGGGTATGTAAATGAAGTAAATTCTTTTTTAAGTCTGTCTCGCACTTTCGTATTTTTCCCACTATTTTTGGTAGGATACTATTTAAATAGAGAACAATTTATAAAAATACGAGAAACGAAGATTAAGATTTTCTCTGGAAGTGTTTTAATGATTACATTTATTTTCTTTTACTTTCATACAGGGTTTGAGCATCAATGGCTATTTGGATCAAAACCATATGAAGTTTTGGAGGCTTATGGTTTAACAGGTGCTTTAACTAGAATTGGTGTATATGCACTTTCATTTTTAACAACTATGAGCTTTTTAGCATTAGTGCCTTCTCGGAATATGTTCTTTACAAAGTGGGGAACGAGAACATTATATGTATATTTACTGCATGGCTTTTTCATTAAGTTGTTTAGAAACAGCAGTTTAGTCGATGTACTAAAAGAATCAGAACAGATATTGATCCTGTCCATTGCCTCACTTCTGTTAACAATCATACTCTCAAGCGATCTAATTAAAACAGCAACGCAGCCAATTATAGAAATGAAGGCATCTGCGCTAAAGAGATGGACCGACCGATTACAAAGAGAACATGAATGGTTACAAAACCGATAG
- a CDS encoding molybdopterin molybdotransferase MoeA, which produces MVEIRKPIPVEEAVRRVMKFANNGEIEIVPIYNAYGRYLAEDLVATHHVPPFDRSPYDGFAIRAVDSKGANLNHSVEFEVIEEIGAGSVAEKDVLPFQAVRIMTGAQMPKGCNAVVMLELAKETMRDGKKYMSIKRPFEPGDNISFEGEDSKKGTVLVEKGVKVNPGIQALLATFGYANVKVGRKPKIGVFATGTELLDVAESLEPGKIRNSNSFMICAQIERSGANAHYLGMLPDDFNFCYDKVKNALHEVDMLITTGGVSVGDYDYLPEIYEKLGANVLFNKVAMRPGSVTTVAELNGKLLFGLSGNPSACYVGFELFTRPVIQTYLFNTKPHLQKVHATLKANYPKPNPFTRFVRSRLEFANGQLLVAPSGFDKSNAVSSLATANALMVLPGGTRGFEAGSQVDVLLLEENEGSEWPWG; this is translated from the coding sequence ATGGTTGAGATTAGAAAACCAATTCCTGTGGAGGAAGCGGTTCGTCGTGTCATGAAATTTGCAAATAATGGAGAAATTGAAATAGTACCAATATATAATGCATATGGACGTTATCTGGCGGAGGACTTAGTGGCAACCCATCATGTACCGCCATTTGATCGTTCACCATATGATGGCTTTGCTATTCGAGCAGTGGATAGTAAAGGTGCAAACTTAAATCATTCTGTAGAATTTGAAGTGATTGAGGAAATAGGAGCTGGTTCTGTTGCGGAAAAGGATGTCTTGCCTTTCCAAGCAGTACGAATTATGACTGGTGCACAAATGCCAAAAGGCTGCAATGCTGTTGTTATGCTTGAATTAGCCAAGGAAACGATGCGTGATGGTAAGAAATACATGTCTATTAAGCGTCCGTTTGAGCCGGGAGATAATATTTCTTTTGAAGGTGAAGATTCAAAGAAAGGTACAGTGCTTGTCGAAAAGGGAGTGAAAGTTAATCCTGGAATACAAGCGCTCCTTGCAACATTTGGATATGCGAATGTGAAGGTAGGGAGAAAACCTAAAATAGGTGTGTTTGCAACGGGAACTGAGTTATTGGATGTAGCGGAGAGTCTGGAACCAGGAAAAATTCGAAATAGCAATTCATTTATGATATGTGCCCAAATCGAAAGAAGCGGAGCTAATGCTCACTATTTAGGAATGCTACCAGATGACTTTAACTTTTGTTATGACAAGGTCAAAAATGCTCTTCATGAAGTAGATATGCTCATTACAACAGGTGGGGTATCTGTCGGAGATTATGACTACTTGCCTGAAATTTATGAAAAATTAGGTGCAAACGTCTTATTTAACAAAGTTGCAATGAGACCTGGCAGTGTAACGACAGTAGCGGAGTTGAATGGGAAATTATTATTTGGTTTATCAGGGAATCCTTCTGCCTGCTATGTAGGTTTTGAACTTTTTACAAGGCCAGTCATTCAGACGTATTTATTCAATACGAAACCACATCTTCAAAAAGTACATGCTACATTAAAAGCAAATTATCCGAAACCGAATCCCTTTACCCGTTTTGTTCGTAGTCGCCTTGAGTTTGCAAACGGCCAGTTATTAGTAGCTCCTAGCGGGTTTGATAAATCAAATGCTGTATCTTCCTTAGCAACAGCAAATGCCCTCATGGTATTGCCTGGAGGTACTAGAGGATTTGAAGCAGGCAGCCAAGTAGATGTATTATTATTAGAAGAGAACGAAGGAAGTGAATGGCCTTGGGGCTAA
- the mobB gene encoding molybdopterin-guanine dinucleotide biosynthesis protein B, giving the protein MALGLNVLQIVGYQNSGKTTLVTNLIRKLTEEGYKVGTIKHHGHGGKPEISDQGKDTEQHRIAGASIVTVEGEGTISLTADANLTLDKILAIYELLPLDIVLVEGYKNEHYPKVVLLRNMDDLGLLSNLDNIKAIIAIEPIEQMKYPYFTRNEEAAYLHFIMNAVRGK; this is encoded by the coding sequence ATGGCCTTGGGGCTAAACGTCCTCCAAATAGTAGGCTATCAAAATAGTGGGAAAACAACTCTTGTCACGAATCTCATTCGTAAACTGACTGAAGAGGGGTACAAGGTTGGAACCATTAAGCACCATGGTCATGGTGGAAAACCTGAAATTAGTGACCAAGGAAAAGATACTGAGCAGCATCGCATCGCAGGGGCTTCTATTGTTACGGTAGAGGGTGAAGGCACAATCTCACTTACTGCTGATGCTAATTTGACACTAGACAAAATACTGGCTATATATGAACTCTTACCTTTAGATATTGTGCTTGTTGAGGGATATAAAAACGAACACTACCCAAAAGTCGTCCTGCTTCGAAATATGGATGATTTAGGTTTGCTTTCAAACCTTGACAACATAAAGGCAATTATAGCAATAGAGCCAATTGAACAGATGAAGTATCCGTATTTTACGAGAAATGAAGAAGCAGCATACTTACACTTTATAATGAATGCTGTGAGAGGAAAATGA
- a CDS encoding molybdenum cofactor biosynthesis protein MoaE: MEQKRFEVINEPIHTQSIIDKVTDRNAGAITTFIGTVRELTKGKKTLYLQYESYVPMAEKKLEQIGAEIQEKWTDAKVAITHRIGRLDISDIAVVIAVSTPHRTDAYEANEYAIERIKEIVPIWKKEHWEDGEMWIGDQRETKAYPKGHPEEEDIID, encoded by the coding sequence ATGGAACAAAAACGTTTTGAAGTAATAAATGAACCGATACACACACAATCAATTATTGACAAAGTGACAGACCGAAATGCTGGTGCGATTACAACATTTATCGGTACAGTTCGTGAATTAACAAAAGGAAAGAAAACACTGTACTTACAGTATGAATCATATGTACCAATGGCAGAGAAGAAACTTGAACAAATTGGAGCAGAGATTCAAGAGAAATGGACAGATGCTAAGGTTGCCATTACACACCGAATTGGCAGATTAGATATATCTGATATTGCCGTAGTGATTGCTGTCTCCACTCCACATCGTACAGATGCGTATGAAGCGAATGAATATGCAATTGAACGCATTAAGGAAATTGTACCGATATGGAAAAAGGAACATTGGGAAGATGGAGAAATGTGGATTGGTGATCAACGCGAAACGAAAGCTTATCCAAAAGGACATCCAGAGGAGGAAGACATCATTGATTAA
- the moaD gene encoding molybdopterin converting factor subunit 1 — translation MINVLLFAHLKDQVGTERLVLEKDKLTVKELLFHLQDKYSLTNTENVMVAVNEEYSVEDDVIKAGDTVALIPPVSGG, via the coding sequence TTGATTAATGTGTTATTATTTGCACACTTAAAAGATCAGGTCGGTACTGAACGACTCGTACTAGAAAAAGATAAATTAACAGTTAAAGAACTGCTCTTCCATCTGCAGGACAAGTACTCATTAACAAATACCGAGAATGTCATGGTAGCAGTAAACGAAGAATATTCTGTAGAAGATGATGTCATCAAAGCTGGCGATACTGTTGCACTTATTCCTCCTGTAAGTGGAGGGTGA
- a CDS encoding Nif3-like dinuclear metal center hexameric protein, translating to MKIIEFQKTIEQLFGEDLLNEFHDDFGYTNTSNTSITKVGYSTNLSLEVIERAAKEKVSLLVTHHDAWDFIYGLREACVSKLKEYNISHFWIHGPLDYIEFGTSTALMSVLGIDNVLRHSMYREGDVPGIGEFTEPVDFDILVERMTKVLEEPVRAWKNNEKKVKKIGILTGAGHSTDNIRKAFEEGCDTYITGEATLYSIQYARHIGVNLLVGSHTFTEIFGVESLILKIQELQPNLMYIRIEEEHFELDPLAK from the coding sequence ATGAAAATAATAGAATTTCAAAAAACGATTGAACAATTATTTGGAGAAGATTTATTAAATGAATTTCATGATGACTTTGGGTATACAAATACTTCAAATACTAGTATTACTAAAGTTGGGTACTCAACAAATCTCTCACTAGAGGTAATTGAGCGTGCCGCAAAAGAAAAGGTGAGTTTGTTAGTTACTCACCATGATGCATGGGACTTTATTTATGGTTTACGTGAGGCTTGTGTTAGTAAGCTTAAGGAATACAATATTAGTCATTTTTGGATACATGGACCACTAGATTATATTGAATTTGGTACCTCTACTGCGTTAATGAGTGTACTAGGTATAGATAATGTATTACGTCACTCCATGTATAGGGAAGGTGATGTTCCAGGTATCGGAGAGTTTACCGAACCCGTCGATTTTGACATATTGGTTGAACGAATGACAAAAGTATTGGAAGAACCTGTTAGAGCTTGGAAAAACAATGAAAAGAAAGTTAAGAAGATCGGAATTTTAACAGGAGCAGGGCACTCAACAGACAACATCCGAAAGGCATTTGAAGAAGGCTGTGATACTTACATAACAGGAGAAGCGACTCTTTATTCCATTCAATATGCAAGGCATATAGGTGTCAATTTATTAGTCGGTAGTCATACGTTCACCGAAATTTTTGGAGTAGAAAGCTTAATCTTGAAAATTCAAGAGTTACAACCAAATTTAATGTACATACGGATAGAAGAAGAGCATTTTGAGTTGGACCCATTAGCAAAATGA
- a CDS encoding GNAT family N-acetyltransferase, whose product MTIRRLSKDEAPPLELLLVADPSEHIVQDYLTRGTCYVAEINKEIVGVYVLVATRPKTIEIVNIAVSEKHQAIGIGKALVLHAIETAKVKGYKTIEIGTGNSSIGQLALYQKCGFRIRSIDTDFFVRHYNEEIIENGIVCVDMIRLSKYL is encoded by the coding sequence ATTACAATTCGAAGGTTATCTAAAGATGAAGCCCCTCCTTTGGAATTACTGTTGGTTGCAGACCCATCAGAGCATATTGTACAAGACTATCTCACAAGAGGGACTTGCTATGTTGCAGAAATCAACAAAGAAATTGTAGGTGTCTATGTATTAGTAGCAACTCGACCAAAAACGATCGAAATCGTTAACATAGCGGTTTCTGAAAAACATCAAGCCATCGGAATTGGAAAAGCTCTAGTACTACATGCAATTGAAACAGCAAAAGTAAAAGGATACAAAACAATTGAAATTGGTACTGGAAACTCCAGTATAGGACAACTGGCCTTATATCAAAAGTGTGGTTTTCGCATTCGAAGTATTGATACTGATTTCTTTGTACGTCATTATAATGAGGAAATCATCGAAAACGGCATCGTATGCGTTGATATGATTAGGTTATCTAAGTACTTATAA
- a CDS encoding Na/Pi cotransporter family protein has translation MEFNLQEMLFGLFGGLGIFLFGLKYMGEGLQEAAGDRLRSILDRFTTNPFMGVLSGIFITILIQSSSGTTALTVALVSAGFMTLRQAIGVIMGANIGTTVTAFIIGIDIGEYALPIIAVGAILLYFFKNKTVNAFGQIVFGFGALFLGLELMSTGMKPLRSLEEFRQLTMTMSDNALLGVTVGTVFTLIVQSSSATIAILQELFAQGAINLKAALPVLFGDNIGTTITAVLAAIGASISARRAAFVHVLFNIIGTIIFMIILIPYTKFIGYLQEVLGLNPEMTIAFAHGIFNVSNTIIQFPFIAVLAWIVTKIIPGEDVYVDITTKHLNPAIIEQSPSIALGQAKEEIKRMGEYAGNAVSESIHFFNTKDNKHAKLVYQYEEAINNFDRKITDYLIEISTRSLTGIDSEEHNALLNTIRDIERVGDHAENIIELLEMRVDKKVRLSEEAIGELNEMFQLTLDTFKLSLQSLEQNDVELAKEVLVKERSIDEMERKLRKAHINRLNEKVCTGDAGVFFVDIASNLERIGDHSVNIAQVVLGDTTA, from the coding sequence ATGGAGTTTAATCTTCAAGAGATGTTATTTGGACTTTTCGGAGGCCTCGGAATATTTTTATTCGGACTTAAATATATGGGGGAAGGTCTTCAAGAAGCAGCGGGTGATCGGTTAAGAAGTATTTTAGATCGATTCACTACCAATCCTTTCATGGGAGTATTGTCTGGTATTTTTATTACGATACTTATTCAATCTAGCTCTGGAACAACAGCCCTTACTGTAGCATTAGTTAGTGCAGGATTTATGACACTGAGGCAAGCAATTGGTGTGATAATGGGGGCAAATATCGGTACTACAGTAACAGCATTTATTATTGGTATTGATATTGGGGAGTATGCTCTTCCGATTATCGCTGTTGGTGCAATCTTACTTTATTTCTTTAAGAATAAAACAGTAAATGCTTTTGGACAAATTGTTTTTGGATTTGGTGCACTTTTCCTAGGCTTGGAGTTAATGAGTACGGGAATGAAGCCACTACGTTCATTAGAAGAATTTAGACAGCTTACCATGACGATGAGTGACAACGCTTTATTAGGTGTAACAGTCGGAACAGTGTTTACTTTAATTGTACAAAGTTCAAGTGCGACCATAGCAATTTTGCAGGAACTTTTCGCACAAGGTGCAATTAATTTAAAAGCAGCTTTACCAGTCTTATTTGGAGACAATATTGGTACAACCATTACAGCTGTTCTCGCAGCAATTGGTGCATCTATCTCTGCACGTAGAGCAGCATTTGTACACGTCTTGTTTAATATTATTGGAACGATCATCTTTATGATCATTTTAATACCTTATACGAAGTTTATAGGTTATTTACAGGAAGTATTAGGATTGAATCCAGAAATGACCATTGCTTTTGCACACGGAATATTTAACGTTTCGAATACCATTATTCAGTTTCCGTTTATAGCAGTACTTGCATGGATTGTTACCAAGATTATTCCAGGTGAAGATGTGTATGTCGATATCACAACGAAACACTTGAACCCAGCAATCATTGAACAATCACCATCTATTGCTTTAGGACAAGCTAAAGAAGAAATTAAAAGAATGGGCGAATATGCGGGCAATGCAGTTTCTGAATCCATACATTTCTTCAATACTAAAGACAATAAACATGCTAAACTGGTCTATCAATATGAAGAAGCAATCAATAACTTTGATAGAAAGATAACAGATTATCTCATTGAAATCTCAACGAGATCGTTAACAGGAATTGATTCGGAAGAGCATAATGCATTACTAAATACAATTAGAGATATCGAGCGCGTAGGAGACCACGCGGAGAATATAATCGAATTACTTGAAATGCGTGTTGATAAAAAGGTTAGACTTTCAGAAGAGGCTATTGGAGAACTTAATGAGATGTTCCAGCTTACACTAGATACATTTAAACTTTCTTTACAATCATTAGAACAAAATGATGTAGAGTTAGCAAAGGAAGTATTAGTGAAAGAAAGAAGTATCGATGAGATGGAACGTAAGTTGCGTAAGGCACATATTAATCGTCTAAATGAAAAGGTGTGTACTGGAGATGCGGGTGTATTCTTTGTTGACATTGCTAGCAACTTAGAACGTATCGGCGATCACTCCGTTAACATTGCACAAGTCGTATTAGGTGATACAACTGCATAA
- a CDS encoding ABC transporter permease subunit, translating to MRKIRETLLKFLLSVVGIIFVGGLPSLFRVSEGQYINLDAYWEALKVIFRSLLQLGDLTYMPTQNVEYPLFPHIFSPVGYSILLLFASLAIAYFMSILLTVATMILPRKLVRWTKVTLSMLDSIPDLLLIYSFQLLVIFLYKKTGMIFFNFAALPGERIYFLPIVCLSIYPAVFLYRLTITLFEEEFNQNYITLAKGKGIRMMVIMFKHVLPNVTVSLVNNSKNVMWFMLTNLLILERMFNIPGITTFIFQYISPEVFVIGLLLLFIPIFILNTICESAVEKYKKVM from the coding sequence ATGAGAAAAATTAGAGAAACATTATTGAAATTTCTCCTATCGGTTGTGGGAATTATCTTTGTCGGAGGACTTCCATCATTGTTTAGGGTATCAGAAGGACAATATATCAATTTGGATGCCTATTGGGAAGCGTTAAAAGTCATTTTTCGTAGTTTACTTCAATTAGGTGACTTAACGTATATGCCCACACAAAATGTGGAATATCCATTGTTTCCTCATATTTTTAGTCCTGTAGGTTATTCAATCCTATTATTATTTGCTTCACTAGCAATTGCTTATTTTATGTCCATTCTATTGACAGTTGCAACGATGATTCTACCACGGAAGTTAGTGAGGTGGACAAAGGTAACCCTATCGATGCTAGACTCAATTCCTGATTTACTATTAATCTATTCCTTTCAGCTCTTGGTCATCTTCTTATATAAAAAAACAGGTATGATATTTTTTAATTTTGCTGCACTACCTGGTGAGAGAATTTACTTTTTACCGATAGTATGTTTATCCATTTACCCGGCTGTTTTTTTATATCGATTAACTATTACACTCTTTGAGGAAGAGTTTAACCAAAATTATATTACCCTCGCAAAAGGAAAGGGTATCAGAATGATGGTAATTATGTTCAAACATGTACTACCGAACGTAACGGTGAGTTTAGTGAACAATTCAAAGAATGTGATGTGGTTTATGCTTACGAACTTATTAATTTTGGAGAGGATGTTTAATATACCGGGGATTACAACGTTTATATTTCAGTACATCAGCCCGGAAGTATTTGTAATAGGTTTGCTATTACTCTTTATTCCCATTTTTATCCTAAATACAATATGTGAATCAGCTGTAGAAAAATATAAGAAGGTGATGTAG
- a CDS encoding ABC transporter permease subunit yields MRHFIKQPLFIIGLSFFVILLISSFYVEFAFDGEFRQIRILYDDKGNVIDSAPIAPQWWLPLGTDVLGVDLLLKTIDGAKYTIITAFIIALLRIVFSLTIGVSIGVYFHRFQKYLNAFSESFHYIPLTLLAVYVLEPILWEQFPGMFYYTYSERLILQILLLTLLTLPMLSSLISNEVELILQRDFIQSSTILGASRHFLIRKHILPHLKERVVILFGQQMIQVLIILAHLGIFKLFLGGTHVTYDRFVNDPPSSITNEWSGLIGDGFYSFVSAPWVFLAPIGFFTLSIIMINFMMESYKQVTSYQVTVKKKKKKKKGKQIEVETPTKTISKELFVRLHLR; encoded by the coding sequence ATTAGACACTTCATAAAACAACCGTTATTTATAATTGGATTATCTTTTTTTGTCATTTTATTGATTAGTAGTTTTTATGTTGAATTTGCATTTGATGGGGAGTTTAGACAAATTAGAATACTCTATGATGATAAAGGGAATGTAATAGATTCGGCTCCGATTGCTCCGCAGTGGTGGTTGCCGCTAGGAACGGATGTATTAGGGGTTGACCTGTTGTTGAAGACAATAGACGGTGCTAAATATACAATCATTACAGCTTTCATTATTGCTTTATTAAGAATCGTTTTTTCTCTGACAATTGGGGTCTCAATCGGAGTATACTTCCATAGATTTCAAAAGTATCTCAATGCATTCTCAGAGTCATTTCATTACATTCCTTTAACACTACTCGCTGTGTATGTGCTAGAACCTATATTGTGGGAGCAATTCCCGGGTATGTTTTATTATACATATAGTGAGAGGCTCATTCTGCAAATATTGTTATTAACCTTATTGACATTGCCGATGCTATCTTCATTAATTAGCAATGAAGTGGAGTTAATCCTTCAAAGGGATTTTATTCAAAGTTCAACGATATTAGGTGCTAGTAGGCACTTTCTTATTAGAAAGCACATTCTACCACATTTAAAAGAGAGAGTTGTGATCCTGTTTGGCCAACAGATGATACAGGTGTTAATTATATTAGCGCATTTAGGCATTTTTAAACTGTTTTTAGGTGGTACACATGTTACATATGATAGATTTGTTAATGACCCACCAAGTTCTATAACAAATGAATGGTCTGGTCTAATAGGAGATGGCTTTTATTCATTTGTATCAGCTCCATGGGTGTTTCTTGCACCAATCGGTTTCTTTACTCTTTCGATTATCATGATTAATTTCATGATGGAGAGTTATAAACAAGTGACATCTTACCAAGTAACAGTAAAGAAAAAGAAAAAGAAAAAGAAGGGAAAACAAATAGAAGTGGAAACTCCGACGAAAACAATTAGTAAAGAGTTATTTGTTCGTCTTCATCTTAGATAA
- the ybaK gene encoding Cys-tRNA(Pro) deacylase, translating into MKQAKTNAMRLLDSKKISYELITYDSTDGKIDGVSVAGKIGRDPQFVYKTLVTQGVSKQLYVCIIPVEKELNLKKAAQLAGEKKLEMIPVKDIQKWTGYLRGGCSPIGMKKLYPTLIDHSAENLESIIVSGGKIGVQMELTVKDLATVTTAKFGEISYNPV; encoded by the coding sequence ATGAAGCAAGCAAAAACAAATGCGATGAGATTGTTAGATAGTAAAAAAATTTCATACGAATTAATCACATATGATTCAACTGATGGGAAAATAGATGGTGTTTCGGTAGCAGGAAAAATTGGCCGTGATCCCCAATTTGTCTATAAGACACTTGTGACACAAGGAGTTAGTAAACAACTGTATGTATGCATTATTCCTGTTGAAAAGGAACTTAACTTAAAAAAGGCTGCACAACTTGCTGGGGAGAAAAAGCTGGAGATGATTCCAGTGAAAGATATCCAAAAATGGACAGGATATTTACGGGGTGGTTGCTCTCCAATAGGGATGAAGAAGCTGTACCCAACCCTCATTGATCATTCCGCAGAAAATCTAGAATCAATTATTGTTAGTGGTGGTAAGATTGGAGTACAAATGGAATTGACGGTTAAAGATTTAGCAACTGTTACGACAGCAAAATTTGGTGAGATATCATACAATCCTGTGTAA
- a CDS encoding sigma-70 family RNA polymerase sigma factor — protein sequence MDQETKWIKAIQKQSNEGAANQLIQKYYKEIFAFVYKQTLDKDLAQDITQEVFISMLRTIHRFDGRASFRTWLYKIGNSRIIDHYRSKYYKIHKQSVVIEVDKFVEGDEFTLELEKKDEVKRILELLSRFDHELQEIFRLKIFGEYTFLEIAATTNLSESTLKTKYYATIRKLKKLLKEDSYE from the coding sequence ATGGATCAGGAAACAAAATGGATTAAGGCCATTCAGAAGCAATCCAATGAGGGTGCTGCAAATCAATTGATTCAAAAATATTACAAAGAAATATTTGCCTTTGTCTATAAACAAACGTTAGATAAAGACCTGGCACAAGATATTACACAGGAAGTTTTTATTAGTATGCTGCGTACCATACACCGTTTTGATGGGCGAGCGTCTTTTCGTACATGGCTTTATAAGATAGGGAATTCAAGGATAATCGATCATTATCGTTCCAAATATTACAAAATACATAAACAATCAGTAGTTATAGAAGTTGATAAATTTGTAGAAGGTGATGAGTTTACCCTTGAGTTGGAAAAAAAAGATGAAGTAAAGCGCATCTTAGAATTGTTGTCACGGTTTGATCATGAGCTACAGGAAATTTTTCGGCTAAAAATATTTGGTGAATATACATTTTTAGAAATTGCCGCCACAACAAACTTGAGTGAATCAACGTTAAAAACAAAATATTATGCTACCATCCGTAAGCTAAAGAAATTGCTAAAGGAGGATTCATATGAGTGA
- a CDS encoding ABC transporter ATP-binding protein, translating to MLVMNGVSKRFGNFSALEDINLEFTNGVYGLLAPNGAGKTTLIKMLVTLLFPTKGEIVYNGIDILELDEQYRDVLGYLPQQFGYYKHYSPEQYLSYLAALKGIDKKVAKDKITHLLHLVGLEEVSRKKMKKFSGGMIQRVGIAQALLNDPKILILDEPTAGLDPKERARFRILLTDLSRDRIIILSTHIVSDVESIANEIVMIKDKKVLYKETIATLCNMLEGSTFETDIEFEETSEFRKRYKTISERQDNGRMSVRFITKEQPATNWRIVKPTLEDVFLYIYEDDVTLRGRTE from the coding sequence ATGTTAGTAATGAACGGTGTTAGTAAACGATTTGGTAATTTCTCTGCTTTGGAGGACATAAATTTAGAATTTACTAACGGTGTATATGGATTATTAGCACCTAATGGAGCAGGAAAGACGACACTTATAAAAATGCTAGTTACTTTACTATTCCCGACAAAGGGAGAAATTGTATATAACGGGATTGATATCTTAGAACTTGATGAACAATACCGGGATGTACTAGGTTATTTACCCCAACAGTTTGGGTACTATAAGCACTACTCTCCAGAACAATACTTATCATATTTAGCAGCTTTAAAAGGAATAGATAAAAAAGTGGCAAAAGATAAAATTACTCATCTTCTACACCTGGTAGGTCTTGAAGAAGTGTCCCGGAAGAAAATGAAAAAGTTTTCAGGTGGAATGATTCAGCGTGTAGGTATTGCTCAAGCGCTGTTAAACGATCCGAAAATATTAATATTAGATGAGCCAACTGCTGGGTTAGATCCAAAGGAACGTGCAAGATTCCGGATTCTGTTAACTGATTTGTCCAGAGATCGTATTATCATCTTATCAACTCATATTGTCTCAGACGTTGAATCGATAGCCAACGAGATTGTTATGATTAAAGATAAAAAGGTCTTATATAAAGAAACAATTGCTACTCTTTGCAACATGTTAGAAGGTTCCACGTTCGAAACAGATATTGAGTTTGAAGAAACAAGTGAGTTTCGGAAGCGATATAAAACAATATCAGAAAGGCAAGATAATGGAAGAATGTCAGTAAGGTTTATAACAAAAGAGCAGCCTGCAACGAACTGGAGAATTGTAAAGCCGACACTTGAAGATGTCTTTTTATATATTTATGAGGATGATGTAACTCTTAGAGGTAGAACGGAATGA